The DNA region GCGGTGCGCTTCCTCTCCGGCATGTGGCGCGGCATCACGCTCGGCAGCCCGCTGGCGCTCGAGGTGATCAACCGCGACGCGAAGCTCGAGCGGCTCGACGACGTCGAGCGGCCGCGCCCCGGGCACGCCGACCTGGCCGGGGCCGTCAAGCACCTCGGCGGCGTCCGCGCCGTCCTCGAGCGGGCGAGCGCCCGCGAGACGGCGGCCCGCGTCGCGGCCGGGGCGCTCACCAAGCAGCTGCTCGCGGTGTTCGGGATCGACGTGGCGGGGTTCGTGACCGAGCTCGGGGGCGTGGTCCTCGGCGCCGCGGAGGGGACGCTCGGCGAGCTGCGGGCACGGCGCGACGCGAGCGCGATCTACTCGCTCCACCCGCAGCGCGATGCCGAGGTCACCGACCTCATCGACCGCGTCGGCAAGCAGGGAGACACGCTCGGCGGCGTCGTCGAGGTCCGTGTCGACGGCCTGCCGATCGGCCTCGGCACCCACGCCCAGTGGGACCGCAAGCTCGACGGCCGTCTCGCCCAGGCGGTGATGGCGATCCAGGCGATCAAGGGGGTGGAGATCGGACTCGGGTTCGAGGCGGCGCGGCGGCGCGGGTCGCAGGTCCACGACCCGATCCACTACGACCCCGCCCTCCGCGGGACCCGCCAGCTCGGGTTCACGCGGCCGACCAACAACGCCGGTGGTCTCGAGGCGGGGATGACCAACGGCCAGGCGCTCGTCGTCCGGGCGGCGATGAAGCCGATCGCCACGCTCCGCAAGCCGCTGGAGAGCGTGAATCTCGTCACCAAGCAGACCGAGGAGGCCGCCTACGAGCGCAGCGACGTCTGCGCCGTCAGCGCCGCCAGCGTGATCGTCGAGAACGTCGTGGCGTTCACGGTCGCCGAGGCGCTGGTGGAGAAGTTCGGCGGCGACAGCGTCGCGGAGATGCACGCCCGCTGGGACCTGTTTCACGACCTCGCCCGGCAGCGCTGACGGGGCCCGGCGCCGGGGTGGTCGCGACGCGAGCGGAGGAGCAGGGATGTTCGTCGACCGGTCCGCCCGACGGATCGCCCGAGCGCGGCGGCTGTTCGTCGCCCTCGGGGTCGTGCCGCTGGCGCTGCTGGCCGTGGTGGCGGTGTGGGCCCGCGGCGACGGGCGCCGCAGCGCCCTGGAAGCGCGGGTCGCGGCGGCGCTCTCGCTGCCGGTGCGGATCGGCACGGTGAGCGATCCCCGGCCCGGGGTGATGCTGCTCGAGGACGTCGTGGTCGGCGACGGTGCCGGGGCGTGCATCCGGCTTCCCCGCGTGCGCGTCGAGGAGTCGGCGCGCGAGATCCGGCTGGTGCTCACGGAATGCGACTGCCCACCGCCCGCCGCGCGGCTGTGGGCGGCCCTGATCCGCGCGTGGCTCGACGGCGATCCGCGCTACCGGCGCGACTGGGTCGTGGCCTGCGACCGGCTGACGTGGGGCGCCGACGGCGTTGGCAGCCCGCGCGTGGCGGTCCGCGTGGAGTGTGTCGCCACGGCCGGGACGCGCGGGGTGCGCCTCGTCGCGGGTGGCGGGGAGACCCCGGCCGACGAGATCCGGATCGTGAACACCCCCGGTGGCGATCGGGTCGAGTGCGAGGCGCGGCTGTCGGCCCCCGTGCCGATCGAGGTGCTCGGGGCGCTCGCCGCCGACGACGGCGCGGTGGCCTTGGCGGCCGGGGCGACGTTCATGGGTCAGGCGCGGCTCGAGCGCGATCGCTCGGGCTGGAACGGCACGCTGTCGGGCAAGATCGATCGCGTCGACCTGGCCCGGCTCACCGCCGGCTCGGCGCTGCCCGCCACGGGCCTGGCCACGCTGTCGCTCGACTCGGCCTCGGTGTCGGCCGGGCGCGTCGCCAGCGCACGGATCGAGTGCCGGGCGCGCGATGGGAGCGTGAGTCGAGCGCTCGTCGCCGGCTGCATCGAATGGCTCGGGTGCCGTCCTGGCCAGGCCCTTCCTGCCGGCGAGGGGTGTGCGTTCGACGTGATGGCGTGGCGC from Planctomycetota bacterium includes:
- the aroC gene encoding chorismate synthase translates to MLRYQTAGESHGPALVALVDGFPAGLAVDVAAIDAELVRRQGGYGRGGRQRIETDAVRFLSGMWRGITLGSPLALEVINRDAKLERLDDVERPRPGHADLAGAVKHLGGVRAVLERASARETAARVAAGALTKQLLAVFGIDVAGFVTELGGVVLGAAEGTLGELRARRDASAIYSLHPQRDAEVTDLIDRVGKQGDTLGGVVEVRVDGLPIGLGTHAQWDRKLDGRLAQAVMAIQAIKGVEIGLGFEAARRRGSQVHDPIHYDPALRGTRQLGFTRPTNNAGGLEAGMTNGQALVVRAAMKPIATLRKPLESVNLVTKQTEEAAYERSDVCAVSAASVIVENVVAFTVAEALVEKFGGDSVAEMHARWDLFHDLARQR